The DNA sequence AGGTTTTTATGGAGGCTCAGGATGTGTGGGACACAATTGATCCAAAGGACCCAAAAGCTAAGGTCAAAACTCGAACTGACAAGGTGGCATTGGCAGCCATTTACCAAGGGACCCCTGAGGACATCTTACTTTCTGTAGCAGAGAAAAGAACGACGAAAGAAGCATGGGAGGCCGTCAAAATCATGTGTGTAGGGGCTGAGCGTGTCCAAAAGGCCAAGATTCAAACACTACATGCTGAGCTCGACTCGTTAAAAATGAGGGAGACTGACATATTGGATGATTTTTGCATGAACTTGTATGGATGGGTAACAAAGATAAGGGTGTTAAGAGAAACTATGCAGGAAATATATGTGGTGAAGAAACTTCTCAGAGCTGTCCCAGCGAAGTACCTTCAAATTGCCTCAACAATTTAGCAGTTTGGAAATCTTGAAGAGATGACAGTTGAGGAAACCGTGGGCCGTTTGAAGGCACATGATGAAAGATTACGTGGTCCAGGGGAGTGCACTAGCTCTCAGTTGCTGTTGACCGAAGAAGAATAGAATAAGCGTGAGTCCCAGGAGAACCGTTTCCTGCTTACCAAGGAGGAATGGCAGAAATGAGCAAACAaatgaaactcagaccagaaaggaaGACGTGATGCTGGTAGTCGTGGACCTCGAGATAGAAGCAAGgttcgatgcttcaactgtagCAATATGGGTCACTACGCATTTTAGTGTAGGAAGCCACGTCGTGATAAGGAGCAAAAACCAGAGGTGAATATGGCCCAAGTTGATGATGAAGAGCCTGTACTCTTGTTAACGGAGTGTGGAGAACAAAATAATGGAGTTATTTTGCTAAATGAAGGAAGTGTGGTCCCACAGTTGAGGTTAGACACAACGAAAGAAGTAGAGTTGAACCTGTGGTATCTAGATAATGGTGCTAGAAACCATATGACTGGAATTCACTCCAAGTTTAGTGAGTTGAATGAAAATGTGACAAGAAAGGTGCATTTTGGCGATGGATCAACCGTAGAGATAAAGGGAAAGGGGTCTGTTATTTTCAAATGTAAGAATGGTGAGAATCATCTGGTGAAGGATGTTTATTTTATTCTATCTTTGTGTAATAATATCATAAGCCTGGGGCAGTTGTCCGAGGATGGGAAGAAAGTTGTACTTCTAGGGGAATTTCTATGGGTTTATGATGAACACAGATGCCTTTTGATGAAGGTAAAAAGGTCATCCAATCGGTTGTACAAGGCCATATTGAAATAGAGCAGAGGTACTTGTCTGATGGCACGCACTGAAGAAGAAAGCTGGTTATGGCATGCACGATTGGGACATGTGAATTTCCAAGCTCTCACTTTGATGGCAAGAGAAGAGATGGCATATGGGTTACCAAAGCTGATTCACCCAAAGGCCAACTGTGAGGGATGCCTGATGTCAAAGCAGGTAAGGAAATCATTCCCAACACGCTCAAACTTTATTACAAAGAGAGCATTAGAACTTATACACTGTGATATTTGTGGTCCAATCTCACCCGAGACGCCTGCTAGAAATCCATATTTTCTGTTGTTTGTGGATGACTACACCCGAAAGATGTGGGTTTACATGTTGAAGACCAAGGGTGAAGCATTTGGTACATTCAAGGGATTCAAACAGATGATTGAAAATAAGACTGAGGAAAAGTTTAAGATACTAAGGAGTGATAGGGATGGAAAATTTTGTTCGATGGAATTCACGAAATATTGCGAAGAAAATGGAATTGTTGCCATTATACTGCTCTATATACTCCACAACCAAACAGAGTTGTGGAGCGAAGGAATCGCACAGTCGTGGCCATTGCGCAAAGTTATTTGAACAGTATGATATTACCATCATTCTTATGGGGAGAAGCAGTGAGGCACTCCGTGTATATACTCAATCGACTCCCAATAAAGATCTTATCTGGAAGGACTCCTTATGAAGCTTGGACTGGTAAGAAACCTAACCTTACATTTGTAAAAGTGTTTGGGTGCATTGCGTTTATGAAAATACCATTTGTGCACACTCGTAAACTTGATGATCGTAGTAAAGTGGTCTTGAATTTAGGAAAAGAACCAGGTACTAAGGGTTACCTTCTGTATGATCCAAAGAATGGGTCTATTTGTGTTAGTAGAGATGTTGTATTTGCAGAAGATAAGGCTTAGACATGGGAAAATGCAGGTGAGGGACAAAATTTTAACAATTATGGTTCACTCATTGTTGGTGGTTCGTTCAGCACTGGTGAAGATATGTTAGAATCAGACTATGGGACTTATGTAACTCCAACTCAAACACGAAGTGACAACGAAGACAGGGGAGAGAACACAGATTTGTCGTCTTCTGTTGACACTTCACTGAACACTACTTCATCAAACAATACTTCACTGAGCCGTACTCCATCGAGCAGCACTGAACAACCAAGAAAATTCAGACTTCTTAGTGAAGTATATGATAAAACTGAAGTGGTCAAATTGGACGAGGAGCAGCTGCTCCTAAGTGCTGAAGAACCCAGTTGTTTAGTCAAGCTGTCAAAAAGGGGAGTGGAAAGAAGCAATGCAAATAGAATAGAACTCGATTGAACGAAATGGGACTTGGGTTTTGACTGACTTACCACCAGGACACAAGCCTATTAGACTTAAGTGGGTGTTCAAAATTAAATAGGATGTTGAAGGGAATGTTCTGAAGCACAAGGCTCGACTAGTTGCAAAGGGGTACGTATAGAATGATGGCATAAATTTTGAAGAAGTGTTCGCACCTGTAACAC is a window from the Apium graveolens cultivar Ventura chromosome 1, ASM990537v1, whole genome shotgun sequence genome containing:
- the LOC141664660 gene encoding uncharacterized protein LOC141664660; this encodes MKVFMEAQDVWDTIDPKDPKAKVKTRTDKVALAAIYQGTPEDILLSVAEKRTTKEAWEAVKIMCVGAERVQKAKIQTLHAELDSLKMRETDILDDFCMNLYGWVTKIRVLRETMQEIYVVKKLLRAVPAKKPRRDKEQKPEVNMAQVDDEEPVLLLTECGEQNNGVILLNEGSVVPQLRLDTTKEVELNLWYLDNGARNHMTGIHSKFSELNENVTRKVHFGDGSTVEIKGKGSVIFKCKNGENHLVKDVYFILSLCNNIISLGQLSEDGKKVVLLGEFLWVYDEHRCLLMKVKRSSNRLYKAILK